In Calonectris borealis chromosome 25, bCalBor7.hap1.2, whole genome shotgun sequence, the following proteins share a genomic window:
- the LOC142093014 gene encoding LOW QUALITY PROTEIN: E3 ubiquitin-protein ligase RBBP6-like (The sequence of the model RefSeq protein was modified relative to this genomic sequence to represent the inferred CDS: substituted 1 base at 1 genomic stop codon): MDANHLKLWSKSPYSASPYSTSSSTCSTXRSGSSRSRSYSRPFSRSHSRSYSRSPPYPRRGKGKRRNYRSRSRSHGYQRSRSRSPPHRRCHSRSRSPVFRGQSPTKQTIPQGEGGREYFNRYREVPPYELKAYSGRSLDFRDPFEKARYREWERNYREWHGKFYKGYVVGAQPHPPVNRENFSPGRFGPPGTRQENSPYARGRREDYPAWQSPQNHNIAGNYPEKPSERESHGIKDPTKSKEKEVKNPLGDGQGNKHEKRRKRDEDEGFPNAELLAGARKPREPVPAEDVKMDSLFMVPSRDDATPVRDEPMEADSIVFKPMSEKEKKEKDKPKAKIDKTKRKVEVAVPPKTDNIIKLAKV; the protein is encoded by the exons gtccaagtctccttatagtgcttccccttactctacaagttcgtctacctgctccacatgaagatcaggttcttcccgctctcgctcctactctcgaccatttagtcgttcccattctcgttcctactcgcgatcgccgccgtatccaagaagaggcaaagggaagaggcgtaactatcgttctaggtcaaggtcacacggttatcagcgttcaaggtcaaggtcacccccacacagaagatgccattcacggtcaaggtctccagtatttagaggccagtctcccactaaacagactatacctcaaggggaaggaggaagggagtattttaacagatacagagaagttccaccatatgagctgaaagcttactctggcagatctcttgactttagagatccatttgaaaaggcaaggtacagggaatgggaaaggaactacagagaatggcatggaaagttttacaagggctatgttgttggcgctcaacctcaccctccagtaaacagagagaacttttctccaggtaggtttggtccacctgggaccagacaagagaattcaccatatgctcggggacgtagggaggattatcctgcttggcagagcccccaaaatcacaatatagctggaaattaccctgaaaaaccttctgaaagagagagccatggcatcaaggatcctacaaaatcaaaagagaaggaggtgaaaaatccactgggagatggccaaggaaataagcatgaaaagagaagaaaaagggatgaggatgaaggatttcccaatgctgagttgttagcaggtgcgagaaaaccaagagagccagttccagcagaagacgttaaaatggactccctgttcatggtcccaagcagagatgatgccacccctgtgagagatgagcctatggaagcagattctattgttttcaaaccgatgtctgaaaaggagaaaaaagagaaggataagccaaaagcaaaaattgacaagacaaagcggaaagtagaagtggctgttcctcctaagacagacaatataataaaactagctaaa GTTTAA